One window of Hymenobacter sp. BRD128 genomic DNA carries:
- a CDS encoding GNAT family N-acetyltransferase, protein MHKFVCLTATEADAPAIAALANQHTYQQLSEADRRGGFLTGVFTVPALQAMLASVPGQVAYRQGELAGFVVNSHLDPERYPPLVQQISALLPTLLYRQRPLADYRWFFYGPVLVQPAYRGQGLLRALFEANRRTLAGRYEVGVAFIAAENVASLHVHIHKLGLEAVGELVFTGTAYVILAFEVS, encoded by the coding sequence ATGCACAAGTTTGTCTGCCTAACAGCCACCGAAGCCGACGCGCCCGCCATCGCGGCGCTGGCCAATCAGCACACCTATCAGCAGCTGTCGGAAGCCGACCGGCGGGGCGGGTTTTTGACCGGAGTATTCACGGTGCCCGCGCTCCAGGCCATGCTGGCCTCGGTGCCGGGGCAGGTGGCCTACCGGCAGGGCGAGCTGGCCGGGTTTGTGGTAAACTCGCACCTGGACCCCGAGCGCTACCCACCTTTAGTGCAGCAAATCAGCGCGTTGCTGCCGACGCTGCTGTACCGGCAGCGGCCGCTGGCCGACTACCGCTGGTTTTTCTACGGTCCGGTGCTGGTGCAGCCCGCCTACCGGGGGCAGGGCCTGCTGCGCGCGCTGTTTGAAGCCAACCGGCGCACGCTAGCCGGGCGCTACGAGGTAGGTGTAGCTTTTATCGCGGCCGAAAATGTGGCGTCGCTGCACGTGCACATCCACAAGCTGGGGCTGGAAGCGGTGGGGGAGCTGGTTTTCACTGGCACGGCCTACGTTATTCTGGCCTTTGAAGTAAGCTAG
- a CDS encoding M17 family metallopeptidase, with amino-acid sequence MSLTLAHAATAPAQSTQVFVLPLGTTSLPEAAATDLPAEARRYVEIALADAQKLVSLNHFSHQHYFVVLEKKVSPDLQFEALRKAGHHLQGLLKKEKTATVFVHNLSGVPEAALALAEGLFLSAYQFAGYKTDEKSRQAAPLTTISLVGDAATAAQVTELQHVLEGVAFARDLVNAPLNKLNAQQLADRLAEAGDEAGYHTEILDFAKIESLRMGGLLAVNLGSPEPPTFSILEWKPENAQNEHPYVLVGKGVVYDTGGLSLKPTPNSMDMMKCDMAGGAAVGGTLYALAKNNVPLHVIGLVPATDNRPGGLAYVPGDVLTMHSGLTVEVKNTDAEGRLLLADALSFAKKYHPELVIDLATLTGAAVRAIGTEGAAVMGTAAPKTTARLLAAAHRVHERLVEFPLWDDYADHMKSDIADLSNLGKGDAGHISAAKFLERFIEGTPWLHLDIAGPAFLTAADSYRGKGGTGTGVRLLYEFLTKQLA; translated from the coding sequence ATGTCCCTCACGCTCGCCCACGCCGCCACCGCGCCGGCCCAGTCTACCCAGGTTTTTGTGCTGCCGCTGGGCACCACCAGCCTCCCCGAGGCCGCCGCCACCGACCTGCCTGCCGAGGCCCGCCGCTACGTCGAAATCGCCCTGGCCGACGCGCAGAAGCTCGTCAGCCTCAACCACTTTTCGCACCAGCACTATTTCGTGGTGCTCGAAAAGAAGGTTAGCCCCGACCTCCAGTTCGAAGCGCTGCGCAAGGCCGGCCACCACTTGCAAGGCTTGCTGAAAAAAGAGAAAACGGCCACCGTTTTTGTGCATAATTTAAGCGGGGTGCCCGAGGCCGCGCTAGCCCTGGCCGAAGGATTATTCCTTTCTGCCTACCAGTTTGCAGGCTACAAAACGGATGAGAAGTCGCGCCAAGCCGCGCCGCTGACTACTATTAGCCTAGTAGGCGACGCCGCTACCGCGGCGCAGGTAACCGAGCTGCAACACGTGCTCGAAGGCGTCGCTTTCGCCCGCGACCTCGTCAATGCCCCGCTCAACAAGCTGAACGCCCAGCAGCTGGCCGACCGCCTGGCTGAGGCGGGCGACGAGGCCGGCTACCACACCGAAATCCTGGACTTCGCCAAAATCGAGAGCCTGCGCATGGGCGGCCTGCTGGCCGTGAACCTGGGCTCGCCCGAGCCGCCCACTTTCAGCATCTTGGAGTGGAAGCCCGAAAACGCGCAAAATGAGCACCCCTATGTGCTGGTTGGCAAAGGCGTGGTGTACGACACCGGCGGCCTCAGCCTCAAGCCCACGCCCAACAGCATGGACATGATGAAGTGCGACATGGCCGGCGGCGCGGCCGTGGGCGGCACGCTTTACGCGCTGGCTAAGAACAACGTACCGCTGCACGTTATCGGCCTGGTGCCGGCCACCGACAACCGCCCCGGCGGGCTAGCCTACGTGCCCGGCGACGTGCTCACCATGCACTCGGGCCTCACGGTCGAAGTGAAAAATACTGACGCCGAAGGCCGCCTGCTACTGGCCGACGCGCTGAGTTTTGCCAAGAAATACCACCCCGAGCTGGTGATTGACCTGGCCACGCTCACCGGCGCGGCCGTGCGCGCCATCGGCACCGAGGGCGCCGCCGTGATGGGCACCGCCGCCCCCAAAACTACCGCCCGGCTGCTAGCCGCCGCCCACCGCGTACACGAGCGCCTGGTCGAGTTTCCGCTCTGGGACGACTACGCCGACCACATGAAATCGGACATCGCCGACCTCTCCAACCTCGGCAAAGGCGACGCCGGCCACATCTCGGCCGCCAAGTTCTTGGAGCGCTTTATCGAGGGCACACCCTGGCTGCACCTCGACATTGCCGGCCCGGCCTTCCTCACGGCTGCCGACTCGTATCGCGGCAAGGGCGGCACTGGCACCGGCGTGCGCCTGCTCTATGAGTTTCTGACCAAGCAGCTAGCTTAA
- the greA gene encoding transcription elongation factor GreA, whose amino-acid sequence MATINYYTAEGLQKLKDELQDLKVRGRAKAAEDLREARDKGDLSENAEYDAAKDAQGLLELKISKLEEVLGNARLIDETNMDFSKVLIMSKVKLKNLKNNMVLNYVLVAEEEANLAAGKISVKSPIGKGLLGKSAGDMAEITVPAGKLQFEILEVGR is encoded by the coding sequence ATGGCTACTATCAATTATTACACCGCCGAGGGCCTGCAAAAGCTGAAAGACGAACTTCAGGACCTTAAAGTCCGGGGCCGGGCCAAGGCGGCCGAAGACCTGCGCGAAGCCCGCGATAAAGGCGACCTGAGCGAGAACGCCGAATACGACGCCGCCAAGGATGCCCAGGGCCTGCTCGAACTCAAGATATCGAAGCTCGAAGAAGTGCTGGGCAATGCCCGCCTCATCGACGAGACTAATATGGATTTCAGCAAAGTGCTCATTATGAGCAAGGTTAAGCTGAAAAACCTGAAAAATAACATGGTCCTCAACTACGTGCTCGTGGCCGAGGAAGAAGCCAACCTGGCCGCCGGCAAAATCTCGGTGAAGTCGCCCATCGGCAAGGGCCTGCTCGGCAAGTCGGCCGGCGACATGGCCGAAATCACGGTGCCCGCCGGCAAGCTCCAGTTCGAGATTCTCGAAGTGGGCCGCTAG
- the rsmA gene encoding 16S rRNA (adenine(1518)-N(6)/adenine(1519)-N(6))-dimethyltransferase RsmA, which translates to MAYPAVRPKKHLGQHFLADPNIARRIVESLRLPDAVREVLEIGPGMGVLTQYLLEHKEYQTSVVEIDTESVAYLTEHYPALAPRIHATDFLRQDLEAMFPGQPLAIIGNFPYNISTQIFFQVLASRQQVREVVGMLQKEVAERLAEPPGSKTYGILSVLLQAYYDIEYLFTVPAHVFVPPPKVESAVVRLTRNATQKLDCDEKLFFRVVKQAFSTRRKTLRNALKPLGMSTETMAAEIFDKRAEQLGVSDFVLLTKLVAAA; encoded by the coding sequence GTGGCCTATCCCGCCGTTCGTCCCAAAAAACACCTCGGCCAACACTTCCTCGCCGACCCTAATATTGCCCGCCGCATCGTGGAGAGCCTGCGCCTGCCCGATGCCGTGCGCGAGGTGCTCGAAATCGGCCCCGGCATGGGTGTTCTCACGCAATACTTGCTGGAGCACAAGGAGTACCAGACCAGCGTGGTGGAGATTGACACTGAATCGGTGGCTTACCTCACCGAGCATTATCCGGCGCTAGCCCCTCGCATTCACGCCACTGATTTTCTGCGGCAAGACCTAGAGGCCATGTTTCCGGGCCAGCCGCTGGCCATCATCGGCAACTTCCCCTACAACATCAGCACTCAGATATTTTTTCAAGTGCTGGCTAGCCGGCAGCAGGTGCGCGAGGTGGTAGGCATGCTGCAAAAAGAAGTGGCCGAGCGCCTGGCCGAGCCGCCCGGCTCCAAAACCTACGGCATCCTGAGCGTGCTCTTGCAGGCGTATTACGACATCGAATACCTGTTTACGGTGCCGGCCCACGTGTTTGTGCCGCCGCCCAAAGTCGAGTCGGCCGTGGTGCGCCTCACCCGAAACGCCACCCAGAAGCTGGATTGCGACGAGAAATTATTCTTCCGCGTGGTAAAGCAGGCATTTTCGACCCGCCGCAAAACTCTGCGCAACGCGCTCAAGCCGCTAGGCATGTCCACGGAAACGATGGCCGCCGAGATTTTCGACAAGCGCGCCGAGCAGCTGGGCGTGAGCGACTTTGTGCTGCTGACGAAGCTGGTGGCGGCCGCATGA
- a CDS encoding nuclease A inhibitor family protein, translating to MPSIFSRIVSGELPAYKVAEDADHLAFLDITPLVEGHTLVIPKQEIDYIFDLTPQALAALHVFAQRVAKGVQAAVPCKRIGVAVIGLEVPHAHIHLIPMNKVADMNFANPKIKVADARLQELATAIAAQVPGGSGLPNAPAASAAAPADPHDATLAQLQKLTQGLNFISESDAPLEAVSYAAPAGDLADKQLLQVLGEPASAKVEKIDLIPFLSNHTADNGVTGSVALANRFKALQMYLKQELDGTQVYRIGTGSQVHAYALGRDVAGRLAGFKTVLTTT from the coding sequence ATGCCCTCCATATTCTCGCGCATCGTTTCGGGCGAGCTGCCCGCCTACAAAGTGGCCGAAGACGCTGACCACCTGGCGTTTCTCGACATTACGCCCCTGGTGGAAGGCCACACGCTGGTGATTCCGAAGCAGGAAATTGACTATATTTTTGACCTGACGCCGCAGGCGCTGGCGGCGCTGCACGTGTTTGCCCAGCGCGTGGCCAAGGGCGTGCAGGCGGCCGTGCCCTGCAAGCGCATCGGCGTGGCCGTAATTGGGCTGGAAGTGCCGCACGCGCACATCCACCTCATCCCGATGAATAAAGTGGCGGATATGAATTTCGCCAATCCCAAAATCAAGGTGGCCGATGCGCGGCTGCAGGAGCTAGCCACCGCCATCGCGGCCCAGGTGCCCGGTGGTAGTGGCCTGCCCAACGCGCCCGCCGCCAGCGCCGCCGCGCCTGCCGACCCCCACGACGCCACCCTGGCCCAGCTGCAAAAGCTGACCCAGGGCCTGAACTTCATCAGCGAGTCGGATGCGCCGCTGGAAGCCGTGAGCTACGCCGCCCCGGCTGGCGACCTCGCCGACAAGCAGCTGCTGCAAGTGCTGGGCGAGCCCGCCAGCGCCAAAGTCGAGAAAATCGACCTGATTCCGTTCCTCAGCAACCACACCGCCGACAATGGCGTGACCGGTAGCGTGGCCCTAGCCAACCGCTTCAAAGCCTTGCAAATGTACCTGAAGCAGGAGCTCGATGGCACGCAGGTGTACCGCATTGGCACCGGCTCGCAGGTGCACGCCTACGCCCTGGGCCGCGACGTGGCCGGCCGCCTGGCCGGCTTCAAAACGGTGCTGACCACTACGTAG
- the pdxA gene encoding 4-hydroxythreonine-4-phosphate dehydrogenase PdxA has product MPKHLPRLGFSVGDLAGIGPEIIYKTLRDERLLQQCTPVVYGTATALFDDFPVEKNAEPLTFRQLRDAADIAPGRLNAVTCWDEDFHLTPGQPSPASGQAARESLLCAARDLKAGLLDAIVTAPISKENTQADDFRFPGHTEFLASYFGAADNLMFLVDEDQQLRVATATGHIALKDVSTRLTSDLLRTKIRLLLKSLQHDFGILKPKIAVLGLNPHAGENGLLGREEGDVVSPVIRQFEHDGHLVFGPYPADGYFGTGQFRQFDATLSLYHDQGLIPFKLMAFERGVNFTAGLSVVRTSPDHGTAYGIAGKFQADASSFRAAVYLACDVVRARRLGAADPRSVR; this is encoded by the coding sequence ATGCCCAAACACCTTCCCCGCCTCGGCTTTTCGGTAGGCGACCTGGCCGGCATCGGCCCCGAAATCATTTATAAAACGCTGCGCGACGAGCGCCTGCTGCAGCAGTGCACGCCCGTAGTGTACGGCACGGCTACCGCGCTTTTCGACGATTTTCCGGTCGAGAAAAATGCCGAGCCGCTTACCTTCCGCCAGCTGCGCGACGCGGCCGACATTGCGCCCGGCCGCCTCAATGCCGTGACGTGCTGGGACGAGGATTTCCACCTCACGCCCGGCCAGCCTTCGCCCGCCAGCGGCCAGGCTGCCCGCGAAAGCCTGCTCTGCGCCGCCCGCGACCTCAAAGCCGGCCTGCTCGACGCCATCGTGACGGCGCCCATCAGCAAGGAGAATACCCAGGCCGACGACTTCCGGTTTCCCGGCCACACCGAGTTCTTGGCCAGCTACTTCGGCGCCGCCGACAACCTCATGTTCCTCGTCGATGAGGACCAGCAGCTGCGCGTGGCCACCGCCACCGGCCACATTGCCCTCAAGGACGTGTCGACGCGCCTCACCAGCGACTTGCTGCGCACCAAGATTCGGCTGCTGCTCAAATCTTTGCAGCACGACTTCGGCATTCTTAAGCCTAAGATTGCCGTGCTGGGCCTCAACCCGCACGCCGGCGAAAACGGCCTGCTCGGCCGGGAGGAAGGCGACGTAGTATCACCCGTTATCCGCCAGTTTGAGCACGACGGGCACCTCGTGTTTGGCCCCTACCCGGCCGATGGTTACTTCGGCACCGGGCAGTTTCGGCAGTTCGACGCTACGCTCTCGCTCTACCACGACCAGGGGCTGATTCCATTCAAGCTCATGGCGTTCGAGCGCGGCGTCAATTTTACGGCCGGCCTCTCGGTAGTGCGTACCTCGCCCGACCACGGCACGGCCTACGGCATTGCGGGCAAGTTTCAGGCTGATGCGTCGTCGTTTCGGGCGGCGGTGTACCTGGCCTGCGATGTAGTGCGCGCCCGCCGGCTGGGCGCGGCCGACCCGCGCTCGGTGCGCTAG
- a CDS encoding M28 family peptidase, giving the protein MKFLSALGLVASLLLTQAGLAQTIEPAALAVLPAVQPAALEAHVRYLADDRLRGRLPGTPGYQLAVDYVTSQLKQNGVQPAGDQGGYTQAVRLRRAFVEAGASASCQPASGAAQPLAVGSAITFYPNPGQAEVSVANAPLVFAGYGISAPELKYDDYAGLDAKGKVVVLTRQAPKQFADNERQYFADLRTVLETAARHGAVGVLLAAAHADAKLPEFPNGQVSALTPEGQVGVSRSYAPGSAQLVGSISPATLQRLFAGASRDTGQVFNALRSGKAAPLALLGRLSARYRSRYQDVDSYNVVGKITGSDAKLKSEYVVHSAHLDHLGVGAPINGDSIFNGAHDNATGVASVLEISKLYASLKTKPRRSVLFVLVTGEEMGLIGSTYFAKYPTVPKAALVADVNTDMPTIIAPLLSVVPLGADHSSLMQPVRAAADYLKLTIEPDPEPTQNRFIRSDQYSFVVQGIPALHIKYGNRTADGKNNLSETVQKWRAVTYHKPQDNFAGGTFDWQAGAQYARLNFLIGYQVAQASQRPSWNKGDFFGARFGK; this is encoded by the coding sequence ATGAAATTTTTAAGTGCATTAGGCCTGGTCGCTAGCCTGCTACTCACGCAAGCCGGGCTGGCCCAAACTATCGAGCCGGCGGCCCTAGCGGTGCTGCCTGCCGTGCAGCCCGCCGCCCTCGAAGCCCACGTGCGCTACCTGGCCGACGACCGCCTGCGCGGCCGCCTGCCCGGCACGCCCGGCTACCAGCTGGCCGTTGATTACGTCACCAGCCAGCTCAAGCAAAACGGCGTGCAGCCGGCCGGCGACCAGGGCGGCTATACCCAGGCCGTGCGCCTGCGCCGCGCCTTCGTGGAGGCGGGCGCGAGTGCGAGCTGCCAGCCGGCCAGCGGTGCCGCGCAGCCACTGGCCGTTGGTTCAGCTATCACGTTTTACCCCAACCCTGGGCAGGCCGAGGTGAGCGTAGCCAACGCGCCGCTGGTGTTTGCGGGCTACGGCATTTCGGCGCCCGAGCTGAAGTACGATGATTACGCCGGGCTCGATGCCAAGGGTAAAGTCGTGGTACTCACCCGCCAGGCGCCGAAGCAATTTGCCGATAACGAGCGCCAATACTTTGCCGACCTGCGCACGGTGCTCGAAACCGCCGCCCGCCACGGCGCGGTGGGCGTGCTGCTGGCCGCCGCCCACGCCGATGCCAAATTGCCCGAGTTTCCGAATGGCCAGGTGAGCGCCCTCACGCCCGAGGGGCAGGTGGGGGTGTCGCGCAGCTACGCGCCGGGCTCGGCGCAGCTGGTGGGCAGCATCAGCCCGGCCACGTTGCAGCGGCTGTTTGCCGGGGCTAGCCGCGATACCGGGCAAGTATTCAACGCCTTGCGCAGTGGTAAGGCCGCGCCGCTAGCCCTGCTCGGCCGCCTGAGCGCCCGCTACCGCAGCCGCTACCAGGACGTGGACAGCTACAACGTGGTGGGCAAAATCACCGGCTCGGATGCCAAGCTAAAGAGTGAGTACGTGGTGCACAGCGCCCACCTCGACCACTTAGGCGTGGGCGCGCCCATCAACGGCGACTCGATTTTCAACGGCGCGCACGACAACGCTACTGGCGTGGCGAGCGTGCTCGAAATCAGTAAGCTATATGCCAGCCTCAAAACCAAGCCCCGGCGCTCGGTGCTGTTTGTGCTGGTGACGGGTGAGGAAATGGGCCTGATTGGCTCGACGTATTTCGCCAAATACCCAACCGTGCCGAAAGCGGCGCTGGTGGCCGATGTCAATACCGACATGCCCACGATTATCGCGCCGCTGCTGAGCGTGGTGCCGCTGGGGGCTGACCATTCGTCGCTGATGCAGCCGGTGCGGGCGGCCGCTGATTACCTGAAGCTGACCATCGAGCCCGACCCCGAGCCGACGCAGAACCGCTTTATCCGCAGCGACCAGTACAGCTTTGTGGTGCAGGGCATTCCGGCGCTGCACATCAAGTACGGCAACCGCACGGCCGACGGCAAAAATAACCTCAGCGAAACGGTGCAGAAATGGCGCGCCGTGACCTACCACAAGCCGCAGGATAACTTCGCGGGCGGCACCTTCGACTGGCAGGCCGGCGCGCAGTACGCGCGGCTCAACTTCCTCATCGGCTACCAGGTGGCGCAGGCTAGCCAGCGCCCGAGCTGGAACAAAGGCGACTTTTTCGGGGCACGGTTTGGCAAGTAA
- a CDS encoding NAD(P)-dependent oxidoreductase, translated as MSLCLIIDDMHPSLLPMLTSIGVEGDYQPKLTPADVPAALAARPYVGLMVRSKMRITASLLAHGPQLRYVARAGAGVDNIDEEALAAAGVVLVNAPEGNRDAVGEFATGQLLALLRHTVRADAEVRRAEWHREANRGEELGTKTVGLLGYGHMGRAFARRLRGFGCTVLAHDTDPAVTTDGHAELVPLAELQARAEVLSLHFPYSTANHQYVNEELLAGFAHRLWFVNTARGEIVDQAALVARLQSGMVRGAVLDVLDNEKLATLTPAQQATFDYLRAAPQVLLSPHIGGWTHQSYQRINEVLVAKIEALGLAA; from the coding sequence ATGTCCCTCTGCCTCATAATCGACGATATGCACCCCTCGCTTTTGCCCATGCTCACGAGCATCGGCGTGGAGGGCGACTACCAACCCAAGCTCACCCCGGCCGACGTGCCCGCCGCCCTCGCCGCCAGGCCCTACGTGGGCCTGATGGTGCGCAGCAAAATGCGCATCACGGCTAGCCTGCTGGCCCACGGCCCGCAGCTGCGCTACGTGGCCCGCGCCGGCGCCGGCGTCGATAACATCGACGAAGAGGCCCTGGCGGCGGCCGGCGTGGTGCTCGTGAACGCCCCCGAGGGCAACCGCGATGCGGTAGGCGAGTTTGCCACTGGCCAGCTGCTGGCACTGCTGCGCCACACCGTGCGGGCTGATGCTGAGGTGCGCCGCGCCGAATGGCACCGCGAGGCCAACCGCGGCGAGGAGCTGGGCACCAAAACCGTGGGCCTGCTCGGCTACGGCCACATGGGCCGCGCCTTTGCCCGGCGCCTGCGCGGCTTCGGCTGCACCGTGCTGGCCCACGACACCGACCCGGCCGTGACCACCGACGGCCACGCCGAACTGGTGCCTCTGGCCGAGTTGCAGGCCCGCGCCGAAGTACTGAGCCTGCATTTTCCGTATTCAACTGCTAATCATCAATACGTTAATGAGGAGCTGCTGGCGGGCTTTGCGCATCGGCTGTGGTTTGTGAACACGGCCAGGGGTGAAATCGTGGACCAGGCGGCCCTGGTGGCGCGGCTGCAAAGCGGCATGGTGCGCGGCGCCGTGCTCGACGTGCTCGACAACGAAAAGCTCGCCACCCTCACGCCCGCCCAGCAGGCCACCTTCGACTACCTGCGCGCTGCCCCCCAGGTGCTGCTCTCGCCCCACATCGGCGGCTGGACGCACCAGAGCTACCAGCGCATCAACGAGGTGCTCGTGGCCAAGATTGAGGCGCTGGGGCTGGCGGCCTGA
- a CDS encoding alpha/beta hydrolase codes for MVRILLFCLALLAAGPAFAIRPFAKYWARPDTLGLKYQDLTLTTPDHVHLAAWLIEPTAGVPTQHTTVVVAGGDAGNMASNIYTAASLAGAGYRVLLFDYRGFGHSDAFAINQDYLYYAEFATDTRTALAEARRRSPGQRVGLVGFSMGSLVGSEAAATTRCDFLVTVAYVASLQNVVAYYQRIRPERPIMLPADAAAYRRVAPKVKCPWLFISGTDDQATTLADTLAVAHAASRRQQREVLPVPGDHQQSMGAFVEEETSSRCLEAMRRLLAAGKG; via the coding sequence ATGGTCCGCATCTTGCTCTTTTGCCTCGCGCTGCTGGCCGCTGGGCCCGCTTTCGCTATCAGGCCTTTTGCTAAGTATTGGGCCCGGCCCGACACGCTGGGCTTGAAATACCAGGACCTCACCCTCACTACGCCCGACCACGTGCACCTGGCCGCTTGGCTGATTGAGCCCACGGCTGGCGTACCCACCCAGCACACCACCGTAGTAGTGGCCGGCGGCGACGCGGGTAACATGGCTTCCAATATCTACACGGCGGCCTCGCTGGCCGGGGCCGGCTACCGGGTGCTGCTCTTCGACTACCGCGGCTTTGGGCACAGCGATGCCTTCGCCATCAATCAGGATTACCTCTACTATGCCGAGTTTGCCACCGACACGCGCACAGCGCTGGCCGAAGCCCGGCGGCGCAGCCCCGGCCAGCGCGTGGGGCTCGTGGGCTTCTCGATGGGTTCGCTGGTGGGCTCGGAAGCGGCGGCTACTACGCGCTGCGATTTTCTGGTGACCGTGGCCTACGTGGCTAGCCTCCAAAACGTGGTGGCCTACTACCAGCGCATTCGCCCCGAGCGCCCCATTATGTTGCCCGCCGATGCCGCCGCCTACCGCCGCGTAGCGCCCAAGGTGAAATGCCCCTGGCTTTTCATCAGCGGCACCGACGACCAGGCCACGACCCTGGCCGATACCCTGGCCGTGGCCCACGCCGCTAGCCGCCGGCAGCAGCGCGAGGTGCTGCCCGTGCCCGGCGACCACCAGCAATCGATGGGGGCGTTTGTAGAAGAAGAAACCAGCTCTCGCTGCCTAGAGGCCATGCGCCGCCTGCTGGCCGCTGGCAAGGGCTAG
- a CDS encoding M1 family metallopeptidase, whose amino-acid sequence MILWKTLRLLGPLLCSSLLASAQLMQLKTAFTRADSLRGGQPAARTCYDINYYHLDVKLDVANKAISGSNLFRFTATRDFTRLQFDLFANLSVDKVTYHGRPLAFTREANAVFLTFPEPIKQGARDEFTVAYSGQPTIAKRAPWDGGFVFTQDAAGQPFVATACQGVGASIWWPCKDQQADEVDSMLISIAVPQGLKDVSNGRLRGTKKLAGGYTRYDWAVANPINNYDVALNVANYAHFSDVYQGESGPLTLDYWVLPENLEKAKKQFAANVKPMLKSMEYWFGPYPWYKDGYKLVETPHLGMEHQSAVAYGNKYQNGYLGRDRSNTGWGDKFDFIIIHESGHEWFGNNITTKDIADMWVHEGFTCYSEGLFVETQYGKQAGQEYLHGQRRNIQNDGPIIGPYGVNKEGSGDMYDKGASLLNMLRTAINDDTKWRGILRGLGKTFYHQTVTGQQVIDYINRESGHDFSRVFAQYLQHGPLPVLEMRLEKGQLLGRWVASVPDFDLPVRLRTKGGEYKFVTPTTKWAALDLPGATKDNVEVDTFNYYVGVLMD is encoded by the coding sequence ATGATTCTTTGGAAAACCCTGCGGCTGCTCGGGCCGCTGCTCTGCTCCTCGCTGCTCGCCTCGGCCCAGCTCATGCAGCTCAAAACTGCCTTTACCCGCGCCGACTCGCTGCGCGGCGGGCAGCCGGCCGCCCGCACCTGCTACGACATCAACTACTATCACCTCGATGTGAAGCTCGACGTGGCCAACAAGGCCATCAGCGGCTCCAACCTGTTCCGCTTCACGGCCACCCGCGATTTTACCCGGCTGCAATTCGACCTGTTTGCCAACCTCTCGGTGGATAAAGTGACGTACCACGGCCGGCCGCTAGCCTTCACCCGCGAGGCCAATGCCGTGTTCCTCACGTTCCCCGAACCCATTAAGCAAGGTGCCCGCGACGAGTTTACGGTGGCCTATTCGGGCCAACCGACCATCGCCAAAAGGGCGCCCTGGGACGGCGGTTTTGTTTTTACCCAGGATGCGGCCGGTCAGCCGTTCGTGGCTACGGCCTGCCAGGGCGTGGGGGCCAGCATCTGGTGGCCTTGCAAAGACCAGCAGGCCGACGAAGTTGATTCAATGCTCATCAGCATTGCCGTGCCGCAGGGCCTGAAAGACGTGAGCAACGGCCGCCTGCGCGGCACCAAGAAGCTAGCCGGCGGCTACACTCGCTACGACTGGGCCGTGGCTAACCCCATCAACAACTACGATGTGGCCCTGAACGTGGCCAACTACGCGCATTTCTCAGATGTGTACCAAGGGGAAAGTGGCCCGCTGACGCTCGACTATTGGGTGTTGCCCGAAAACCTGGAGAAAGCTAAAAAGCAGTTCGCAGCCAACGTAAAGCCCATGCTCAAGAGTATGGAATACTGGTTTGGGCCCTACCCGTGGTACAAGGACGGCTATAAGCTGGTGGAAACGCCGCACCTGGGCATGGAGCACCAGAGCGCCGTGGCCTACGGCAACAAGTATCAGAACGGCTACCTGGGCCGCGACCGCTCCAATACCGGCTGGGGCGACAAGTTCGACTTTATCATCATCCACGAAAGCGGTCACGAGTGGTTTGGCAACAACATCACCACCAAGGATATCGCCGATATGTGGGTGCACGAAGGCTTCACCTGCTACTCGGAGGGCCTGTTTGTGGAAACCCAGTACGGCAAGCAGGCTGGCCAGGAATACCTGCACGGCCAGCGCCGCAACATTCAGAACGACGGCCCCATCATCGGCCCTTACGGCGTAAATAAGGAAGGCTCGGGCGACATGTACGACAAGGGCGCTAGCCTGCTCAACATGCTGCGCACGGCGATAAATGACGACACCAAATGGCGCGGCATCCTGCGCGGCCTGGGCAAAACTTTTTATCACCAAACCGTAACCGGCCAGCAGGTTATCGACTACATCAACCGCGAGTCGGGCCACGATTTCAGCAGGGTATTCGCCCAGTATTTGCAGCACGGCCCGCTGCCAGTGCTCGAAATGCGCCTCGAAAAAGGCCAACTGCTGGGCCGCTGGGTGGCTAGCGTGCCGGACTTCGACCTGCCGGTGCGCCTGCGCACGAAAGGCGGCGAGTATAAGTTCGTGACACCCACTACCAAATGGGCGGCGCTCGACCTGCCCGGCGCCACCAAAGACAACGTGGAGGTTGATACCTTTAACTACTACGTGGGCGTATTGATGGACTAA